The Euphorbia lathyris chromosome 2, ddEupLath1.1, whole genome shotgun sequence genome includes a window with the following:
- the LOC136219131 gene encoding 65-kDa microtubule-associated protein 1-like — translation MAVTDGHNPLLGETTCGTLLQKLQEIWDEVGESDDERDKMLLQIEQECLDVYKKKVELAAKSRAQLLEALSDAKIELARLLSALGEKSFVGIPDKTSGTIKEQLAAIAPALEQLWKQKEERVEEFSDVQSQIQKICGEIAGNVNVNETPVVDETDLSIKKLDEYQAHLQELQKEKSDRLQKVLEFVSNVHDLCAVLGMDFFSTVNEVHPSLNESSGAQSKSISNDTLARLAKTVLALKEDKKQRLHKLQELAAQLIDLWNLMDTSLEERKLFDHVTCNMSASVDEVTVPGALAMDLIEQAEVEVERLDQLKASRMKEIAFKKQAELEEIYARAHIEVEPEAAREKIMELIDSGNIEPSDLLADMDNQISKAKEEALSRRDILDKVEKWMSACEEESWLDDYNRDENRYNASRGAHLNLKRAEKARILVNKIPALVDTLVVKTRAWEDEREMQFTYDGVPLLAMLDEYAMLRQEREEEKQRLRDQKKFHEQKSTEQESIFGSRPSPARPAVATKKAVGPRTNGGTNGTPNRRLSLNANQNGSRSITKEGRRDSTGRPAAPTNYVAITKEDTASHISATESIPVTP, via the exons ATGGCAGTCACAGATGGTCATAATCCTCTTCTTGGGGAAACAACTTGCGGTACTTTACTGCAAAAATTGCAG GAAATTTGGGATGAGGTTGGTGAGAGTGATGATGAACGAGATAAGATGCTTCTTCAAATAGAACAAGAGTGCTTGGATGTGTATAAGAAGAAAGTTGAGCTGGCTGCAAAGTCAAGGGCACAGCTTCTCGAGGCATTGTCTGATGCGAAAATTGAACTGGCTCGTCTCCTTTCAGCCCTAGGGGAGAAAAGTTTTGTAGGAATT CCAGATAAAACTTCTGGAACAATCAAGGAGCAACTTGCCGCTATAGCACCAGCTCTTGAACAGCTATGGAAAcagaaagaagaaagagtagAGGAGTTTTCTGATGTACAGTCACAAATTCAGAAAATATGTGGTGAAATTGCTGGGAATGTGAATGTTAATGAGACTCCTGTAGTTGATGAGACTGATCTATCCATAAAGAAGTTAGATGAATATCAAGCCCACCTTCAAGAACTCCAAAAGGAAAAG AGTGATAGGTTGCAGAAGGTTCTTGAATTTGTGAGCAATGTGCATGATCTCTGTGCTGTTCTTGGAATGGACTTCTTTAGTACTGTAAATGAAGTTCATCCCAGCTTAAATGAGTCTTCTGGTGCTCAATCCAAAAGTATCAGCAACGATACGTTAGCAAGGCTGGCCAAGACAGTATTAGCACTAAAAGAAGATAAGAAGCAGAGGCTTCATAAG CTTCAAGAATTAGCAGCTCAGTTGATTGATCTGTGGAATCTGATGGATACCTCCTTGGAAGAAAGGAAATTGTTTGATCACGTTACATGTAACATgtcagcttcagttgatgaagTGACTGTCCCTGGCGCTCTTGCTATGGATCTGATTGAGCAG GCTGAGGTTGAAGTGGAAAGACTTGATCAGCTAAAAGCCAGCAGGATGAAAGAGATTGCTTTTAAAAAGCAAGCAGAACTTGAAGAAATATATGCACGCGCACATATAGAAGTAGAACCAGAAGCTGCTCGAGAAAAAATCATGGAATTAATTGATTCTGGGAATATTGAGCCTTCTGACTTGCTGGCGGATATGGACAATCAGATATCAAAAGCCAAAGAAGAAGCTCTTAGCAGAAGAGACATTTTGGATAAGGTGGAGAAATGGATGTCAGCATGTGAGGAAGAGAGTTGGCTCGATGACTACAACAGG GACGAAAATAGGTACAATGCCAGCAGAGGTGCTCACTTGAATCTTAAGCGAGCAGAGAAAGCCCGTATATTGGTAAACAAAATTCCAG CACTGGTTGATACTTTGGTTGTCAAAACTCGAGCATGGGAAGATGAACGCGAGATGCAATTTACTTACGACGGAGTTCCTCTTTTGGCTATGCTTGATGAATATGCCATGCTGAGGCAggaaagagaagaagagaagCAAAGACTCAGG GATCAGAAGAAGTTCCATGAACAGAAAAGCACGGAACAAGAATCTATTTTCGGTTCAAGGCCTAGCCCTGCACGACCAGCAGTTGCAACAAAAAAGGCGGTAGGGCCACGCACCAATGGAGGTACCAATGGGACTCCAAACAGACGACTGTCGCTCAATGCTAATCAAAATGGGAGCAGGTCCATTACGAAAGAAGGGAGAAGGGACAGCACAGGTAGGCCAGCAGCTCCAACAAACTATGTTGCCATAACAAAAGAGGACACGGCCTCACACATTTCAGCCACAGAGAGTATTCCGGTTACGCCTTAA